The Bubalus bubalis isolate 160015118507 breed Murrah chromosome 18, NDDB_SH_1, whole genome shotgun sequence genome contains a region encoding:
- the TMC4 gene encoding transmembrane channel-like protein 4 isoform X4, whose translation MEEHPQWDPEAWSSVEGRPAPRAARTGPSLSSVLNELPSAATLRYRGPGVLPWGSEETEDEEAWRSMQTSADAAHQEQLEPGASRELPWPMPARRAHRQRLARDRVAQGAGSTGAQWTRLIRRSKEKVREGLRSLQPWAWTLKRIGGQFGAGTESYFSLLRFLLLLNVLASVLTACMVVLPTWLEGTPPGPPAPNASSPCGSYNPGSHGLVTFSTELFNLLSGKGFLEWSPLFYGFYPPRSHLAITYLCAAFAIGLLYLLLILHRSVSGLKQTLLAESEALTRYSHRVFSAWDFGLSGEVHVRLRQRLILYDLQVELEEARVRRKAAVRTLGQQARLWSVRLLLNLVVLALLGAAFYGIYWATGATVDLQDKPLIQRTPVLKLVVDYLPSIFISMVNFVLPPVFKLIAPLEGYTRSRQIVFILLRTVSLRLVSLLVLLFSLWNEITCGGNAVPEECKTCGYNYKALPCWETRMGQEMYKLLLFDLLTGLAVILLYQFPRKLLCGLCPGALGRFARTQEFQVPDEVLGLIYAQTVVWVGSFFCPLLPLLNTVKFLLLFYLKKHPDGVYRGPG comes from the exons ATGGAGGAGCACCCGCAGTGGGACCCGGAGGCCTGGAGCTCCGTGGAGGGGCGGCCGGCACCCCGGGCGGCCAGAACAG GCCCGTCACTGTCCTCTGTGCTGAATGAGCTGCCCAGCGCTGCCACCCTTCGGTACCGAGGCCCTGGGGTGCTGCCTTGGGGGTCTGAGGAGACTGAGGACGAGGAGGCATGGAGGAGCATGCAGACCTCTGCAGATGCCGCACATCAGGAGCAGCTGGAGCCCGGCGCCTCCCGGGAACTGCCGTGGCCCATGCCGGCCAGGCGGGCACACAG ACAGAGGCTTGCCAGGGACCGAGTGGCCCAGGGCGCGGGGTCCACAGGGGCCCAATGGACTCGGCTGATTCGGAGGTCCAAGGAGAAGGTGCGGGAAGGTCTGCgctccctgcagccctgggcGTGGACGCTGAAGAGGATCGGGG GACAGTTTGGCGCCGGCACCGAGTCCTACTTCTCCCTGCTGCGTTTCCTGCTGCTTCTCAACGTGCTGGCCTCGGTGCTCACGGCCTGCATGGTTGTGCTGCCCACCTGGTTGGAGGGGACTCCCCCGGGCCCCCCTGCCCCGAACGCCTCCTCACCCTGCGGCTCCTACAACCCCGGCTCCCACGGCCTGGTTACCTTCTCCACCGAGCTCTTCAACCTGCTCTCTGGAAAG GGTTTTCTAGAATGGTCTCCTCTCTTCTACGGGTTCTACCCGCCCCGCTCACACCTGGCCATCACCTACCTGTGTGCCGCCTTTGCCATTGGCCTCCTCTACCTGCTGCTCATCCTTCACCG CTCGGTGTCTGGGCTGAAGCAGACGTTGTTGGCTGAGTCAGAGGCCCTGACCCGCTACAGCCACCGCGTGTTCTCCGCCTGGGACTTTGGACTCAGCGGGGAGGTCCACGTGAGACTCCGCCAGCGCCTGATCCTATATGACTTGCAG GTGGAGCTGGAGGAAGCGAGAGTGCGGCGCAAGGCTGCGGTGCGGACCCTGGGCCAACAAGCCAGGCTGTGGTCGGTGCGCCTGCTGCTCAACCTGGTGGTGCTGGCGCTCCTGGGGGCAGCCTTCTACGGCATCTACTGGGCTACCGGGGCCACTGTGGACCTGCAG GACAAGCCTCTTATCCAGCGGACGCCAGTACTGAAGCTCGTGGTGGATTACCTTCCGTCCATCTTCATCTCCATGGTCAACTTCGTGCTGCCACCTGTGTTCAAGCTCATTGCACCCCTGGAGGGCTACACCAGGAGTCGCCAGATCGTTTTTATCCTACTCAG GACAGTGTCTCTCCGCCTGGTCTCCCTGCTAGTCCTGCTCTTCTCTCTCTGGAATGAAATCACTTGCGGGGGCAATGCGGTGCCTGAGGAGTGCAAAACCTGTGGCTATAATTACAAAGCACTTCCG TGCTGGGAGACCCGCATGGGACAGGAGATGTACAAACTCCTACTATTTGATCTGCTAACCGGCCTGGCAGTCATCCTGCTCTACCAGTTCCCTCGGAA GCTGCTCTGCGGCCTCTGTCCCGGGGCGCTGGGCCGTTTTGCGAGGACCCAGGAGTTCCAGGTGCCTGACGAAGTGCTGGGGCTCATCTACGCACAGACGGTGGTCTGGGTGGGGAGTTTTTTCTGCCCTTTACTGCCTTTGCTCAACACGGTGAAGTTCCTGTTGCTTTTCTACTTGAAGAAG CATCCTGATGGCGTATACCGTGGCCCTGGCTAA
- the LENG1 gene encoding leukocyte receptor cluster member 1 — MNILPKKSWHVRNKDNVARVRRDEAQAREEEKERERRVLLAQQEARTEFLRKKARHQNSLPAVEAAEAGAPGSSGPVDLFRELLEEGKAVTRGNKEYEEEKRQERERQEKALGILTYLGQSAAEAQTQPPWYQLPPRQGGPASGPGPDERIKSRLDPLREMQKHLGKKRKHSGDSGGHSTKEKKAPEKQRPKGPPSLEQLRADRLRREAAERVRAEALLARVGGMAAPEEQPEEVDERRRRYNSQFNPQLARRPRRQDPPVAP; from the exons ATGAATATTTTACCCAAGAAGAGCTGGCACGTCCGGAACAAGGACAATGTCGCCCGCGTGCGGCGTGACGAGGCCCAAGCCCGTGAGGAGGAGAAAGAGCGTGAGCGGAGGGTGCTGCTCGCTCAGCAGGAG gCCCGCACAGAATTCCTGCGGAAGAAAGCCAGGCATCAGAACTcgcttcctgcagtggaagcagcaGAAGCGGGAGCCCCAGGCAGTTCTGGCCCTGTGGATCTGTTTCGGGAGCTGCTGGAAGAAGGGAAAGCGGTGACAAGAGGCAATAAAGAATACGAAGAAGAGAAGCGACAGGAGAGG gagaggcaagagaaagCCCTGGGCATCCTGACATACCTGGGCCAGAGTGCAGCGGAAGCCCAGACTCAGCCCCCGTGGTACCAGCTGCCCCCGAGGCAGGGCGGCCCCGCTTCTGGTCCTGGACCCGATGAGAGGATCAAGAGCCGCCTGGACCCACTGCGGGAGATGCAGAAGCACttggggaagaagagaaagcaCAGCGGAGACAGTGGTGGTCacagcacaaaggaaaagaaggctCCTGAGAAACAACGACCCAAAGG GCCTCCGTCCCTGGAACAGCTGCGAGCGGACCGTCTGCGGCGGGAAGCGGCGGAGAGGGTGCGGGCAGAGGCCCTGCTGGCCCGGGTGGGCGGCATGGCGGCCCCGGAGGAGCAGCCGGAAGAGGTGGACGAGCGGCGGAGGCGGTACAACTCGCAGTTCAACCCCCAGCTGGCCCGGCGTCCGCGCCGGCAGGACCCACCCGTGGCTCCCTGA
- the TSEN34 gene encoding tRNA-splicing endonuclease subunit Sen34, which yields MLVVEVANGRSLVWGAEAVQALRERLGVGGRTVGALPRGPRQNSRLGLPLLLMPEEARLLAEIGAVTLVSAPRPDPRQHSLALASFKRQQEQGFQEQSALAAEARETRRQELLEKITEGQAAKKLKLEQESGTSGSQEAGGKQAAEENEASAGQAAGEHEEAHEGSSPQPGPSNGVAPLPKSALLIQLATARPRPIKARPLDWRVQSKDWPHAGRPAHELRYSIYRDLWERGFFLSAAGKFGGDFLVYPGDPLRFHAHYIAQCWAPEDPIPLQDLVSAGRLGTSVRKTLLLCSPQPDGKVVYTSLQWASLQ from the exons ATGCTGGTGGTGGAGGTGGCGAACGGCCGTTCCCTGGTGTGGGGGGCCGAGGCCGTGCAGGCGCTGCGGGAGCGCCTGGGCGTGGGGGGCCGCACGGTGGGCGCCCTGCCCCGCGGGCCCCGCCAGAACTCGCGCCTGGGCCTCCCACTGCTGCTGATGCCTGAGGAGGCGCGACTGCTGGCCGAGATCGGCGCAGTGACCCTGGTCAGCGCCCCGCGCCCGGACCCCCGTCAACACAGCCTG GCACTGGCATCCTTCAAACGCCAGCAAGAGCAGGGCTTCCAGGAACAAAGCGCTCTGGCAGCTGAGGCCCGAGAGACCCGTCGTCAGGAGCTACTAGAGAAGATTACAGAGGGCCAGGCTGCGAAGAAGCTAAAGCTGGAACAGGAATCAGGGACCAGTGGGAGCCAGGAGGCCGGTGGGAAGCAAGCTGCCGAAGAGAATGAGGCCAGTGCTGGCCAGGCTGCTGGAGAGCATGAGGAAGCACATGAAG gctcctctccccagccAGGGCCTTCAAATGGAGTGGCCCCCTTACCGAAGTCTGCTCTGCTCATCCAGTTGGCCACTGCTCGGCCGCGGCCCATCAAGGCTAGGCCCCTGGACTGGCGTGTGCAGTCCAAAGACTGGCCCCACGCTGGCCGCCCTGCCCACGAGCTTCGCTACAGCATCTACAGAGACCTGTGGGAACGAGGCTTCTTCCTCAGTGCCGCTGGCAAGTTTGGGGGTGACTTCCTGGTCTATCCCG GTGACCCGCTCCGTTTCCACGCTCACTACATCGCCCAGTGCTGGGCTCCAGAGGATCCCATACCACTCCAGGACCTGGTTTCGGCTGGCCGCCTGGGCACCAGTGTCAGAAAGACGCTGCTGCTTTGCTCCCCGCAGCCCGATGGTAAGGTGGTCTACACGTCCCTGCAGTGGGCCAGCCTGCAGTGA
- the TMC4 gene encoding transmembrane channel-like protein 4 isoform X2, whose translation MQTSADAAHQEQLEPGASRELPWPMPARRAHRQRLARDRVAQGAGSTGAQWTRLIRRSKEKVREGLRSLQPWAWTLKRIGGQFGAGTESYFSLLRFLLLLNVLASVLTACMVVLPTWLEGTPPGPPAPNASSPCGSYNPGSHGLVTFSTELFNLLSGKGFLEWSPLFYGFYPPRSHLAITYLCAAFAIGLLYLLLILHRSVSGLKQTLLAESEALTRYSHRVFSAWDFGLSGEVHVRLRQRLILYDLQVELEEARVRRKAAVRTLGQQARLWSVRLLLNLVVLALLGAAFYGIYWATGATVDLQDKPLIQRTPVLKLVVDYLPSIFISMVNFVLPPVFKLIAPLEGYTRSRQIVFILLRTVSLRLVSLLVLLFSLWNEITCGGNAVPEECKTCGYNYKALPCWETRMGQEMYKLLLFDLLTGLAVILLYQFPRKLLCGLCPGALGRFARTQEFQVPDEVLGLIYAQTVVWVGSFFCPLLPLLNTVKFLLLFYLKKITLFSTCSPASRTFRASTVNFFFPLVLLLGLAISAVPVLYSIFLIPPSKPCGPFRGQSSIWVVIPTSIRELPQTAQNVLFFLGTQAFAVPLLLISSILMAYTVALANSYGRLISELQRQIQTEAQNKVFLAQRAVALSSADRTL comes from the exons ATGCAGACCTCTGCAGATGCCGCACATCAGGAGCAGCTGGAGCCCGGCGCCTCCCGGGAACTGCCGTGGCCCATGCCGGCCAGGCGGGCACACAG ACAGAGGCTTGCCAGGGACCGAGTGGCCCAGGGCGCGGGGTCCACAGGGGCCCAATGGACTCGGCTGATTCGGAGGTCCAAGGAGAAGGTGCGGGAAGGTCTGCgctccctgcagccctgggcGTGGACGCTGAAGAGGATCGGGG GACAGTTTGGCGCCGGCACCGAGTCCTACTTCTCCCTGCTGCGTTTCCTGCTGCTTCTCAACGTGCTGGCCTCGGTGCTCACGGCCTGCATGGTTGTGCTGCCCACCTGGTTGGAGGGGACTCCCCCGGGCCCCCCTGCCCCGAACGCCTCCTCACCCTGCGGCTCCTACAACCCCGGCTCCCACGGCCTGGTTACCTTCTCCACCGAGCTCTTCAACCTGCTCTCTGGAAAG GGTTTTCTAGAATGGTCTCCTCTCTTCTACGGGTTCTACCCGCCCCGCTCACACCTGGCCATCACCTACCTGTGTGCCGCCTTTGCCATTGGCCTCCTCTACCTGCTGCTCATCCTTCACCG CTCGGTGTCTGGGCTGAAGCAGACGTTGTTGGCTGAGTCAGAGGCCCTGACCCGCTACAGCCACCGCGTGTTCTCCGCCTGGGACTTTGGACTCAGCGGGGAGGTCCACGTGAGACTCCGCCAGCGCCTGATCCTATATGACTTGCAG GTGGAGCTGGAGGAAGCGAGAGTGCGGCGCAAGGCTGCGGTGCGGACCCTGGGCCAACAAGCCAGGCTGTGGTCGGTGCGCCTGCTGCTCAACCTGGTGGTGCTGGCGCTCCTGGGGGCAGCCTTCTACGGCATCTACTGGGCTACCGGGGCCACTGTGGACCTGCAG GACAAGCCTCTTATCCAGCGGACGCCAGTACTGAAGCTCGTGGTGGATTACCTTCCGTCCATCTTCATCTCCATGGTCAACTTCGTGCTGCCACCTGTGTTCAAGCTCATTGCACCCCTGGAGGGCTACACCAGGAGTCGCCAGATCGTTTTTATCCTACTCAG GACAGTGTCTCTCCGCCTGGTCTCCCTGCTAGTCCTGCTCTTCTCTCTCTGGAATGAAATCACTTGCGGGGGCAATGCGGTGCCTGAGGAGTGCAAAACCTGTGGCTATAATTACAAAGCACTTCCG TGCTGGGAGACCCGCATGGGACAGGAGATGTACAAACTCCTACTATTTGATCTGCTAACCGGCCTGGCAGTCATCCTGCTCTACCAGTTCCCTCGGAA GCTGCTCTGCGGCCTCTGTCCCGGGGCGCTGGGCCGTTTTGCGAGGACCCAGGAGTTCCAGGTGCCTGACGAAGTGCTGGGGCTCATCTACGCACAGACGGTGGTCTGGGTGGGGAGTTTTTTCTGCCCTTTACTGCCTTTGCTCAACACGGTGAAGTTCCTGTTGCTTTTCTACTTGAAGAAG ATCAccctcttctccacctgctccCCGGCCTCCCGCACCTTTCGAGCCTCCACTGtgaatttctttttccccttGGTCCTTCTCTTGGGTCTGGCCATCTCCGCCgttcctgtgctttatagcatcTTCCT GATCCCACCTTCCAAGCCGTGTGGTCCATTCCGGGGTCAGTCGTCCATCTGGGTGGTGATCCCCACGTCTATCCGCGAACTGCCTCAGACGGCCCAGAATGTTCTCTTCTTTCTGGGTACCCAGGCTTTTGCTGTGCCCCTTCTGCTGATCTCCAG CATCCTGATGGCGTATACCGTGGCCCTGGCTAACTCATATGGACGCCTCATCTCTGAACTCCAACGCCAAATACAGACG GAGGCGCAGAATAAAGTCTTCCTGGCACAGCGTGCTGTGGCGCTGAGCTCGGCCGACAGAACTCTTTGA
- the MBOAT7 gene encoding lysophospholipid acyltransferase 7: protein MSPEEWTYLVVLLISIPIGFLFKKAGPGLKRWGAAAVGLGLTLFTCGPHTLHSLVTILGTWALIQAQPCSCHALALAWTFSYLLFFRALSLLGLPTPTPFTNAVQLLLTLKLVSLASEVQDLHVAQRKEMASGFSKGPPLGLLPDVPSLMETLSYSYCYVGIMTGPFFRYRTYLDWLEQPFPGAVPSLRPLLRRAWPAPLFGLLFLLSSHLFPLEAVREDAFYARPLPARLFYMIPVFFAFRMRFYVAWIAAECGCIAAGFGAYPVAAKARAGGGPTLQCPPPSSPEMAASLEYDYETIRNIDCYNTDFCVTVREGMRYWNMTVQWWLAQYIYKSAPARSYVLRSAWTMLLSAYWHGLHPGYYLSFLTIPLCLAAERQLESALRWRLGPGGQKAWDWVHWFLKMRAYDYMSMGFVLLSLRDTLRYWASVYFCVHVLALAALGLGLALGRGGPGRRKSGAPAPSPASGKLREE from the exons ATGTCGCCCGAAGAATGGACTTATCTAGTGGTTCTTCTTATCTCCATCCCCATCGGCTTCCTCTTTAAGAAAGCTG GACCTGGGCTGAAGAGATGGGGGGCGGCAGCCGTGGGCCTGGGGCTCACCTTGTTCACCTGTGGCCCCCACACTTTGCATTCTCTGGTCACCATCCTTGGGACCTGGGCGCTCATTCAGGCCCAGCCCTG CTCCTGCCACGCCCTGGCCCTCGCCTGGACCTTCTCCTACCTGCTTTTCTTCCGCGCGCTCAGCCTGCTGGGCCTGCCCACTCCCACGCCCTTCACCAACGCCGTCCAACTGCTGCTGACACTGAAG CTGGTGAGTCTGGCCAGTGAAGTTCAGGACCTGCACGTGGcccagaggaaggaaatggccTCGGGCTTCAGCAAGGGGCCCCCCTTGGGGTTGCTGCCGGACGTGCCCTCTCTGATGGAGACCCTCAGCTACAGCTACTGCTACGTGGGAATCATGACAG GGCCGTTCTTCCGCTACCGCACGTACCTGGACTGGCTGGAGCAGCCCTTCCCGGGGGCCGTGCCCAGCCTGCGGCCCCTGTTGCGCCGTGCCTGGCCGGCCCCGCTCTTCGGCCTGCTCTTCCTGCTCTCATCACACCTCTTCCCGCTGGAGGCCGTGCGCGAGGACGCCTTCTACGCCCGCCCGCTGCCCGCCCGCCTGTTCTACATGATCCCCGTCTTCTTCGCCTTCCGCATGCGCTTCTACGTGGCCTGGATTGCCGCCGAGTGCGGCTGCATTGCCGCTGGCTTCGGGGCCTACCCCGTGGCCGCCAAAGCCCGGGCCGGGGGCGGCCCCACCCTCCAATGCCCACCCCCCAGCAG TCCGGAGATGGCGGCTTCCCTGGAGTACGACTATGAGACCATCCGCAACATCGACTGCTACAACACAGACTTCTGCGTGACAGTGCGGGAGGGCATGCGGTACTGGAACATGACGGTGCAGTGGTGGCTGGCGCAGTACATCTACAAGAGCGCTCCCGCCCGCTCCTACGTGCTCAG GAGTGCATGGACCATGCTGCTGAGCGCCTACTGGCACGGCCTGCACCCTGGTTACTACCTGAGCTTCCTCACCATCCCGCTGTGCCTGGCAGCCGAGCGCCAGCTGGAGTCGGCCCTTCGGTGGCGGCTGGGTCCCGGGGGCCAGAAGGCCTGGGACTGGGTGCACTGGTTTCTGAAGATGCGGGCCTACGACTACATGTCCATGGGCTTCGTGCTGCTTTCGCTGCGGGACACCCTCCGCTACTGGGCCTCGGTATACTTCTGCGTCCACGTCCTGGCCTTGGCAGCCCTGGGTCTGGGGCTGGCCCTGGGCCGGGGCGGCCCTGGGCGGCGGAAGTCTGGGGCCCCGGCCCCCAGCCCGGCCTCGGGAAAGCTCCGGGAGGAGTGA
- the TMC4 gene encoding transmembrane channel-like protein 4 isoform X3: MEEHPQWDPEAWSSVEGRPAPRAARTGPSLSSVLNELPSAATLRYRGPGVLPWGSEETEDEEAWRSMQTSADAAHQEQLEPGASRELPWPMPARRAHRQRLARDRVAQGAGSTGAQWTRLIRRSKEKVREGLRSLQPWAWTLKRIGGQFGAGTESYFSLLRFLLLLNVLASVLTACMVVLPTWLEGTPPGPPAPNASSPCGSYNPGSHGLVTFSTELFNLLSGKGFLEWSPLFYGFYPPRSHLAITYLCAAFAIGLLYLLLILHRSVSGLKQTLLAESEALTRYSHRVFSAWDFGLSGEVHVRLRQRLILYDLQVELEEARVRRKAAVRTLGQQARLWSVRLLLNLVVLALLGAAFYGIYWATGATVDLQDKPLIQRTPVLKLVVDYLPSIFISMVNFVLPPVFKLIAPLEGYTRSRQIVFILLRTVSLRLVSLLVLLFSLWNEITCGGNAVPEECKTCGYNYKALPCWETRMGQEMYKLLLFDLLTGLAVILLYQFPRKLLCGLCPGALGRFARTQEFQVPDEVLGLIYAQTVVWVGSFFCPLLPLLNTVKFLLLFYLKKDPTFQAVWSIPGSVVHLGGDPHVYPRTASDGPECSLLSGYPGFCCAPSADLQHPDGVYRGPG; the protein is encoded by the exons ATGGAGGAGCACCCGCAGTGGGACCCGGAGGCCTGGAGCTCCGTGGAGGGGCGGCCGGCACCCCGGGCGGCCAGAACAG GCCCGTCACTGTCCTCTGTGCTGAATGAGCTGCCCAGCGCTGCCACCCTTCGGTACCGAGGCCCTGGGGTGCTGCCTTGGGGGTCTGAGGAGACTGAGGACGAGGAGGCATGGAGGAGCATGCAGACCTCTGCAGATGCCGCACATCAGGAGCAGCTGGAGCCCGGCGCCTCCCGGGAACTGCCGTGGCCCATGCCGGCCAGGCGGGCACACAG ACAGAGGCTTGCCAGGGACCGAGTGGCCCAGGGCGCGGGGTCCACAGGGGCCCAATGGACTCGGCTGATTCGGAGGTCCAAGGAGAAGGTGCGGGAAGGTCTGCgctccctgcagccctgggcGTGGACGCTGAAGAGGATCGGGG GACAGTTTGGCGCCGGCACCGAGTCCTACTTCTCCCTGCTGCGTTTCCTGCTGCTTCTCAACGTGCTGGCCTCGGTGCTCACGGCCTGCATGGTTGTGCTGCCCACCTGGTTGGAGGGGACTCCCCCGGGCCCCCCTGCCCCGAACGCCTCCTCACCCTGCGGCTCCTACAACCCCGGCTCCCACGGCCTGGTTACCTTCTCCACCGAGCTCTTCAACCTGCTCTCTGGAAAG GGTTTTCTAGAATGGTCTCCTCTCTTCTACGGGTTCTACCCGCCCCGCTCACACCTGGCCATCACCTACCTGTGTGCCGCCTTTGCCATTGGCCTCCTCTACCTGCTGCTCATCCTTCACCG CTCGGTGTCTGGGCTGAAGCAGACGTTGTTGGCTGAGTCAGAGGCCCTGACCCGCTACAGCCACCGCGTGTTCTCCGCCTGGGACTTTGGACTCAGCGGGGAGGTCCACGTGAGACTCCGCCAGCGCCTGATCCTATATGACTTGCAG GTGGAGCTGGAGGAAGCGAGAGTGCGGCGCAAGGCTGCGGTGCGGACCCTGGGCCAACAAGCCAGGCTGTGGTCGGTGCGCCTGCTGCTCAACCTGGTGGTGCTGGCGCTCCTGGGGGCAGCCTTCTACGGCATCTACTGGGCTACCGGGGCCACTGTGGACCTGCAG GACAAGCCTCTTATCCAGCGGACGCCAGTACTGAAGCTCGTGGTGGATTACCTTCCGTCCATCTTCATCTCCATGGTCAACTTCGTGCTGCCACCTGTGTTCAAGCTCATTGCACCCCTGGAGGGCTACACCAGGAGTCGCCAGATCGTTTTTATCCTACTCAG GACAGTGTCTCTCCGCCTGGTCTCCCTGCTAGTCCTGCTCTTCTCTCTCTGGAATGAAATCACTTGCGGGGGCAATGCGGTGCCTGAGGAGTGCAAAACCTGTGGCTATAATTACAAAGCACTTCCG TGCTGGGAGACCCGCATGGGACAGGAGATGTACAAACTCCTACTATTTGATCTGCTAACCGGCCTGGCAGTCATCCTGCTCTACCAGTTCCCTCGGAA GCTGCTCTGCGGCCTCTGTCCCGGGGCGCTGGGCCGTTTTGCGAGGACCCAGGAGTTCCAGGTGCCTGACGAAGTGCTGGGGCTCATCTACGCACAGACGGTGGTCTGGGTGGGGAGTTTTTTCTGCCCTTTACTGCCTTTGCTCAACACGGTGAAGTTCCTGTTGCTTTTCTACTTGAAGAAG GATCCCACCTTCCAAGCCGTGTGGTCCATTCCGGGGTCAGTCGTCCATCTGGGTGGTGATCCCCACGTCTATCCGCGAACTGCCTCAGACGGCCCAGAATGTTCTCTTCTTTCTGGGTACCCAGGCTTTTGCTGTGCCCCTTCTGCTGATCTCCAG CATCCTGATGGCGTATACCGTGGCCCTGGCTAA
- the TMC4 gene encoding transmembrane channel-like protein 4 isoform X1, giving the protein MEEHPQWDPEAWSSVEGRPAPRAARTGPSLSSVLNELPSAATLRYRGPGVLPWGSEETEDEEAWRSMQTSADAAHQEQLEPGASRELPWPMPARRAHRQRLARDRVAQGAGSTGAQWTRLIRRSKEKVREGLRSLQPWAWTLKRIGGQFGAGTESYFSLLRFLLLLNVLASVLTACMVVLPTWLEGTPPGPPAPNASSPCGSYNPGSHGLVTFSTELFNLLSGKGFLEWSPLFYGFYPPRSHLAITYLCAAFAIGLLYLLLILHRSVSGLKQTLLAESEALTRYSHRVFSAWDFGLSGEVHVRLRQRLILYDLQVELEEARVRRKAAVRTLGQQARLWSVRLLLNLVVLALLGAAFYGIYWATGATVDLQDKPLIQRTPVLKLVVDYLPSIFISMVNFVLPPVFKLIAPLEGYTRSRQIVFILLRTVSLRLVSLLVLLFSLWNEITCGGNAVPEECKTCGYNYKALPCWETRMGQEMYKLLLFDLLTGLAVILLYQFPRKLLCGLCPGALGRFARTQEFQVPDEVLGLIYAQTVVWVGSFFCPLLPLLNTVKFLLLFYLKKITLFSTCSPASRTFRASTVNFFFPLVLLLGLAISAVPVLYSIFLIPPSKPCGPFRGQSSIWVVIPTSIRELPQTAQNVLFFLGTQAFAVPLLLISSILMAYTVALANSYGRLISELQRQIQTEAQNKVFLAQRAVALSSADRTL; this is encoded by the exons ATGGAGGAGCACCCGCAGTGGGACCCGGAGGCCTGGAGCTCCGTGGAGGGGCGGCCGGCACCCCGGGCGGCCAGAACAG GCCCGTCACTGTCCTCTGTGCTGAATGAGCTGCCCAGCGCTGCCACCCTTCGGTACCGAGGCCCTGGGGTGCTGCCTTGGGGGTCTGAGGAGACTGAGGACGAGGAGGCATGGAGGAGCATGCAGACCTCTGCAGATGCCGCACATCAGGAGCAGCTGGAGCCCGGCGCCTCCCGGGAACTGCCGTGGCCCATGCCGGCCAGGCGGGCACACAG ACAGAGGCTTGCCAGGGACCGAGTGGCCCAGGGCGCGGGGTCCACAGGGGCCCAATGGACTCGGCTGATTCGGAGGTCCAAGGAGAAGGTGCGGGAAGGTCTGCgctccctgcagccctgggcGTGGACGCTGAAGAGGATCGGGG GACAGTTTGGCGCCGGCACCGAGTCCTACTTCTCCCTGCTGCGTTTCCTGCTGCTTCTCAACGTGCTGGCCTCGGTGCTCACGGCCTGCATGGTTGTGCTGCCCACCTGGTTGGAGGGGACTCCCCCGGGCCCCCCTGCCCCGAACGCCTCCTCACCCTGCGGCTCCTACAACCCCGGCTCCCACGGCCTGGTTACCTTCTCCACCGAGCTCTTCAACCTGCTCTCTGGAAAG GGTTTTCTAGAATGGTCTCCTCTCTTCTACGGGTTCTACCCGCCCCGCTCACACCTGGCCATCACCTACCTGTGTGCCGCCTTTGCCATTGGCCTCCTCTACCTGCTGCTCATCCTTCACCG CTCGGTGTCTGGGCTGAAGCAGACGTTGTTGGCTGAGTCAGAGGCCCTGACCCGCTACAGCCACCGCGTGTTCTCCGCCTGGGACTTTGGACTCAGCGGGGAGGTCCACGTGAGACTCCGCCAGCGCCTGATCCTATATGACTTGCAG GTGGAGCTGGAGGAAGCGAGAGTGCGGCGCAAGGCTGCGGTGCGGACCCTGGGCCAACAAGCCAGGCTGTGGTCGGTGCGCCTGCTGCTCAACCTGGTGGTGCTGGCGCTCCTGGGGGCAGCCTTCTACGGCATCTACTGGGCTACCGGGGCCACTGTGGACCTGCAG GACAAGCCTCTTATCCAGCGGACGCCAGTACTGAAGCTCGTGGTGGATTACCTTCCGTCCATCTTCATCTCCATGGTCAACTTCGTGCTGCCACCTGTGTTCAAGCTCATTGCACCCCTGGAGGGCTACACCAGGAGTCGCCAGATCGTTTTTATCCTACTCAG GACAGTGTCTCTCCGCCTGGTCTCCCTGCTAGTCCTGCTCTTCTCTCTCTGGAATGAAATCACTTGCGGGGGCAATGCGGTGCCTGAGGAGTGCAAAACCTGTGGCTATAATTACAAAGCACTTCCG TGCTGGGAGACCCGCATGGGACAGGAGATGTACAAACTCCTACTATTTGATCTGCTAACCGGCCTGGCAGTCATCCTGCTCTACCAGTTCCCTCGGAA GCTGCTCTGCGGCCTCTGTCCCGGGGCGCTGGGCCGTTTTGCGAGGACCCAGGAGTTCCAGGTGCCTGACGAAGTGCTGGGGCTCATCTACGCACAGACGGTGGTCTGGGTGGGGAGTTTTTTCTGCCCTTTACTGCCTTTGCTCAACACGGTGAAGTTCCTGTTGCTTTTCTACTTGAAGAAG ATCAccctcttctccacctgctccCCGGCCTCCCGCACCTTTCGAGCCTCCACTGtgaatttctttttccccttGGTCCTTCTCTTGGGTCTGGCCATCTCCGCCgttcctgtgctttatagcatcTTCCT GATCCCACCTTCCAAGCCGTGTGGTCCATTCCGGGGTCAGTCGTCCATCTGGGTGGTGATCCCCACGTCTATCCGCGAACTGCCTCAGACGGCCCAGAATGTTCTCTTCTTTCTGGGTACCCAGGCTTTTGCTGTGCCCCTTCTGCTGATCTCCAG CATCCTGATGGCGTATACCGTGGCCCTGGCTAACTCATATGGACGCCTCATCTCTGAACTCCAACGCCAAATACAGACG GAGGCGCAGAATAAAGTCTTCCTGGCACAGCGTGCTGTGGCGCTGAGCTCGGCCGACAGAACTCTTTGA